In Mycobacterium tuberculosis H37Rv, a single window of DNA contains:
- a CDS encoding oxidoreductase, translated as MFSAPERRAVYRVIAERRDMRRFVPGGVVSEDVLARLLHAAHAAPSVGLMQPWRFIRITDETLKRRIHALVDDERLLTAEALGAREEEFLALKVEGILDCAELLVVALCDRRGSYIFGRRTLPQMDLASVSCAIQNLWLAARSEGLGMGWVSLFDPQRLAALLAMPADAEPVAILCLGPVPEFPDRPALELDGWAYARPLAEFVSENRWSYPSALATDHHHGE; from the coding sequence ATGTTTAGTGCACCAGAACGACGGGCCGTGTATCGGGTGATCGCCGAACGCCGAGACATGCGCCGGTTCGTGCCCGGCGGTGTGGTGTCCGAGGATGTGCTGGCGCGGCTGTTGCACGCCGCACACGCCGCGCCCAGCGTCGGTCTGATGCAGCCATGGCGCTTTATCCGCATCACCGACGAGACACTCAAGCGACGCATCCACGCGCTCGTCGACGACGAACGCCTACTCACCGCCGAAGCCCTGGGAGCACGGGAAGAAGAATTCCTGGCGCTGAAGGTCGAGGGCATTCTCGACTGCGCCGAGCTGCTGGTGGTGGCGCTGTGCGACCGCAGAGGGTCCTACATCTTCGGCCGGCGCACCCTGCCCCAGATGGATCTGGCGTCGGTGTCGTGCGCCATCCAAAACCTGTGGCTGGCAGCGCGGTCCGAAGGCCTGGGCATGGGATGGGTGTCGCTGTTCGACCCACAACGTTTAGCGGCCCTGCTGGCGATGCCCGCCGACGCCGAACCGGTGGCCATCTTGTGCCTGGGGCCGGTGCCCGAGTTTCCGGACCGGCCCGCGCTGGAACTGGATGGCTGGGCCTACGCGCGGCCACTCGCGGAATTCGTCTCCGAAAACCGATGGAGTTATCCGTCGGCGCTGGCCACAGATCACCATCACGGCGAATAG
- a CDS encoding integral membrane protein has translation MTRPQALLAVSLAFVATAVYAVMWVGHSQDWGWLHSFDWSLLNAAHDIGIKNPAWVRFWDGVSLILGPVVLRPLGLLAAMVALAKRKIRIALLLLACLPLNAIMTIAAKSVAHRPRPATALVSAHSTSFPSGHALEATASVLALLTVLLPMLHSRFTRHIAITVGALCVLTVGVARVALNVHHPTDVVAGWALGYLYFLVCLCVFRPPSIFGAQRASHALSPPVEVSRQPEPEVDTAR, from the coding sequence ATGACTCGCCCGCAAGCGCTTCTCGCTGTTTCGCTCGCTTTTGTCGCAACCGCGGTGTATGCCGTCATGTGGGTGGGGCACTCCCAGGATTGGGGTTGGCTGCATAGTTTCGATTGGTCGTTGTTGAACGCAGCGCACGACATCGGGATAAAGAACCCTGCGTGGGTGCGCTTCTGGGATGGTGTATCCCTGATCTTGGGCCCAGTCGTGCTGCGGCCGCTGGGTTTGCTGGCCGCGATGGTCGCACTGGCGAAGCGCAAGATACGGATAGCGTTGTTGCTGTTGGCCTGTTTACCGCTCAACGCGATCATGACGATCGCGGCCAAATCCGTGGCCCACCGCCCGCGACCGGCGACTGCGCTGGTATCTGCCCATTCGACTTCGTTTCCGTCAGGGCATGCGTTGGAGGCGACCGCAAGCGTACTCGCGCTGCTAACCGTCCTGTTGCCCATGCTGCACAGCAGGTTTACTCGGCACATCGCCATCACGGTGGGCGCGCTGTGCGTGTTGACGGTCGGTGTTGCCAGGGTGGCGTTGAACGTGCATCATCCGACCGACGTTGTTGCCGGCTGGGCGCTGGGGTACCTGTATTTCCTCGTGTGCCTGTGCGTATTTCGACCGCCGTCGATATTCGGTGCCCAACGCGCGTCTCATGCTTTGTCGCCGCCAGTGGAGGTGTCGAGACAACCCGAACCGGAAGTCGACACGGCCCGCTAA
- a CDS encoding hypothetical protein (A core mycobacterial gene; conserved in mycobacterial strains (See Marmiesse et al., 2004 PMID:14766927).), which produces MGDYGPFGFDPDEFDRVIREGSEGLRDAFERIGRFLSSSGAGTGWSAIFEDLSRRSRPAPETAGEAGDGVWAIYTVDADGGARVEQVYATELDALRANKDNTDPKRKVRFLPYGIAVSVLDDPVDEAQ; this is translated from the coding sequence GTGGGCGACTATGGTCCGTTTGGATTCGATCCCGACGAATTCGATCGGGTGATCCGGGAGGGGAGCGAGGGACTGCGCGACGCGTTCGAGCGGATCGGCAGGTTCCTCAGCTCATCCGGCGCGGGAACGGGCTGGTCGGCAATCTTCGAGGACTTGTCCCGGCGCTCGCGTCCGGCGCCGGAGACCGCCGGCGAGGCCGGTGACGGTGTGTGGGCCATCTATACGGTGGACGCCGACGGTGGTGCCCGCGTTGAACAGGTGTATGCGACCGAGCTTGACGCCCTGCGCGCGAACAAGGACAACACCGACCCGAAACGCAAAGTCCGCTTCCTGCCATACGGCATCGCGGTCAGCGTCCTCGACGATCCGGTGGACGAGGCCCAGTAA
- a CDS encoding membrane protein, whose amino-acid sequence MIVVWEHLCMNPEDDPEARIRELERPLADVARASELGGSQSGGYTYPPGPPPPPYSYGGPFGGPSPRSSSGNRAWWILAAVVVVGVLVLVGGIAAFSAQRLSQGNFVVLSPTPSVSRAVPTPTAQPATTLPPAGASLSVSGVNVNRTIACNDSIVSVSGMSNTVVITGHCTSLTVSGMRNSVTVDSVDTIEAAGFNNEVTYHSGSPKISNAGGSNSVQQG is encoded by the coding sequence ATGATCGTCGTGTGGGAGCATCTGTGCATGAACCCAGAGGATGACCCGGAGGCGCGAATCCGGGAACTGGAGCGGCCGCTAGCCGACGTGGCACGCGCCTCCGAACTCGGCGGCTCGCAGTCGGGCGGCTACACCTATCCACCCGGCCCGCCACCGCCGCCGTATAGCTATGGCGGCCCGTTCGGCGGCCCATCGCCGCGATCGTCCTCCGGCAACAGGGCGTGGTGGATCCTGGCCGCGGTCGTCGTTGTCGGCGTGCTGGTTCTGGTGGGTGGCATCGCCGCATTCAGCGCACAGCGGCTTTCCCAAGGCAACTTCGTCGTTCTCTCGCCCACCCCGTCTGTCTCCCGGGCTGTTCCAACCCCGACTGCGCAACCGGCCACCACTCTTCCGCCGGCCGGCGCCAGCCTGAGCGTCTCCGGCGTCAACGTGAACCGGACAATCGCCTGCAACGACAGCATTGTCAGCGTCAGCGGCATGTCCAACACGGTGGTGATCACCGGCCACTGCACCAGCCTCACCGTGTCCGGCATGAGGAACTCGGTCACCGTCGACTCCGTCGACACCATCGAAGCCGCCGGCTTCAACAACGAGGTCACGTATCACTCGGGCTCGCCGAAGATCAGCAATGCCGGCGGTTCCAACAGCGTCCAGCAGGGCTGA
- a CDS encoding beta-1,3-glucanase, giving the protein MLMPEMDRRRMMMMAGFGALAAALPAPTAWADPSRPAAPAGPTPAPAAPAAATGGLLFHDEFDGPAGSVPDPSKWQVSNHRTPIKNPVGFDRPQFFGQYRDSRQNVFLDGNSNLVLRATREGNRYFGGLVHGLWRGGIGTTWEARIKFNCLAPGMWPAWWLSNDDPGRSGEIDLIEWYGNGTWPSGTTVHANPDGTAFETCPIGVDGGWHNWRVTWNPSGMYFWLDYADGIEPYFSVPATGIEDLNEPIREWPFNDPGYKVFPVLNLAVGGSGGGDPATGSYPQEMLVDWVRVF; this is encoded by the coding sequence ATGCTTATGCCTGAGATGGATCGTCGCCGAATGATGATGATGGCGGGGTTCGGCGCCCTGGCTGCCGCGCTTCCCGCCCCGACAGCCTGGGCCGACCCGTCCCGGCCGGCCGCGCCGGCTGGTCCGACACCGGCGCCCGCCGCGCCGGCTGCGGCAACCGGTGGGCTTTTGTTCCACGACGAGTTCGACGGGCCGGCCGGTTCGGTCCCGGACCCGTCCAAGTGGCAGGTGTCGAACCACCGGACGCCCATCAAGAACCCGGTGGGCTTTGACCGGCCCCAGTTTTTTGGGCAGTACCGCGACAGTCGACAGAACGTGTTCCTCGACGGCAACTCCAATCTCGTGCTGCGCGCTACCCGAGAGGGCAACAGGTATTTCGGTGGCCTGGTCCACGGCCTGTGGCGGGGTGGCATCGGGACCACCTGGGAGGCCCGGATCAAGTTCAACTGCCTGGCTCCGGGCATGTGGCCCGCCTGGTGGTTGTCCAATGACGATCCTGGTCGCAGCGGCGAAATCGACCTGATCGAGTGGTATGGCAACGGGACTTGGCCGTCGGGAACCACCGTGCACGCCAACCCGGACGGCACCGCATTCGAGACCTGCCCGATCGGTGTGGACGGTGGTTGGCACAACTGGCGCGTCACGTGGAATCCGAGCGGCATGTACTTCTGGCTGGATTACGCCGACGGCATTGAGCCCTACTTCTCGGTTCCGGCGACCGGAATCGAAGACCTCAACGAGCCCATCCGCGAGTGGCCGTTCAACGACCCCGGCTACAAGGTGTTTCCGGTGTTGAACCTTGCGGTTGGCGGTTCTGGTGGCGGCGATCCCGCGACGGGTTCCTATCCACAGGAGATGCTCGTCGACTGGGTGCGCGTCTTTTAA
- a CDS encoding muconolactone isomerase, translating to MEFLVTMTTRVPDSMPADAVERVRAREAARSRELAAQGKLLRLWRPPLRPGEWRTLGLFAADDNGELEQLLASMPPRSWRTDDVTPLGAHPNDPVGQGITIAPGKGPEFLIATTIMVPPGTPAQVVDDTVAREARRAPELAGRGHLVRLWALPDGPDGQRTLGLWRARDPGELMAILESLPLAGWMTIETTPLSPHPDDPIRMP from the coding sequence ATGGAGTTTTTGGTCACCATGACCACCCGCGTTCCCGATAGCATGCCCGCGGACGCAGTCGAGCGGGTCCGTGCCCGCGAGGCTGCCCGCTCGCGCGAGCTCGCGGCACAGGGAAAGCTACTCCGCCTGTGGCGCCCGCCGCTGCGGCCGGGCGAATGGCGCACCCTGGGGCTGTTCGCCGCCGACGACAACGGCGAACTGGAGCAGCTGCTGGCCTCGATGCCGCCGCGGTCGTGGCGCACCGACGACGTCACGCCGCTGGGTGCTCACCCGAACGACCCGGTTGGCCAGGGGATAACCATCGCGCCGGGTAAGGGTCCGGAGTTTCTGATCGCGACGACCATTATGGTGCCACCGGGTACCCCGGCTCAGGTGGTCGACGACACCGTGGCGCGCGAGGCTCGCCGCGCGCCCGAGCTGGCCGGGCGGGGACACCTGGTGCGGTTGTGGGCACTACCCGACGGACCGGACGGCCAGCGCACCCTGGGGCTGTGGCGGGCTCGCGACCCTGGCGAGCTGATGGCCATCCTGGAATCGCTACCGCTTGCTGGCTGGATGACCATCGAGACCACGCCGCTGAGTCCGCATCCCGATGATCCGATCCGCATGCCCTGA
- the glpQ2 gene encoding glycerophosphoryl diester phosphodiesterase GlpQ: MEFLRHGGRIAMAHRGFTSFRLPMNSMGAFQEAAKLGFRYIETDVRATRDGVAVILHDRRLAPGVGLSGAVDRLDWRDVRKAQLGAGQSIPTLEDLLTALPDMRVNIDIKAASAIEPTVNVIERCNAHNRVLIGSFSERRRRRALRLLTKRVASSAGTGALLAWLTARPLGSRAYAWRMMRDIDCVQLPSRLGGVPVITPARVRGFHAAGRQVHAWTVDEPDVMHTLLDMDVDGIITDRADLLRDVLIARGEWDGA; this comes from the coding sequence GTGGAATTTCTTCGCCATGGGGGGCGGATTGCCATGGCGCACAGAGGATTTACGTCGTTCAGATTGCCCATGAACAGCATGGGGGCGTTCCAGGAGGCGGCCAAGCTCGGATTCCGCTACATCGAGACCGACGTTCGCGCCACCCGGGACGGCGTAGCCGTGATCCTGCATGACCGTAGGCTGGCGCCCGGGGTGGGGTTATCCGGCGCGGTCGACCGGTTGGATTGGCGTGATGTCCGCAAGGCGCAGCTGGGTGCGGGGCAGTCGATCCCAACCCTGGAAGACCTGCTTACCGCGCTGCCAGACATGCGGGTCAACATCGACATTAAAGCCGCATCGGCGATCGAGCCGACCGTCAACGTCATCGAGCGGTGCAACGCGCACAACCGGGTGCTGATCGGTTCGTTTTCCGAGCGCCGTCGCCGGCGCGCATTGCGCCTGCTGACCAAGCGGGTCGCTAGTTCGGCAGGAACGGGCGCGCTGCTGGCGTGGCTGACCGCGCGTCCGCTGGGCAGCCGGGCATATGCCTGGCGGATGATGCGCGACATCGACTGCGTGCAACTACCGTCACGGCTTGGCGGTGTACCGGTCATTACGCCGGCACGGGTCCGCGGCTTTCATGCTGCGGGACGCCAAGTGCATGCCTGGACCGTCGACGAACCCGATGTGATGCACACCCTTCTCGACATGGACGTGGACGGCATCATCACCGATCGCGCGGACCTACTTCGTGATGTTCTCATCGCCCGCGGCGAGTGGGACGGCGCCTAA
- a CDS encoding integral membrane protein, translating into MSLAVTMFKRARAEIFDRNREVGISNVTTAASLVTFPVLAGILGGVVPSVRTPSAAMVSGVQHFAAGIVMAAVAGEVLPDLRSRGPLWLIVVGFSAGVAVLVALRRFDGHGEHQDGDDVGELPVGFLTVVAVDLFIDGLLVATGATVSSRTAIIITIALTVEVLFLGLAVALRLAGSGMPRIRAAATTSALSLVIAVGGVSGAVALGRAGNTVLTLVLAFAAGALLWLVVEELLVEAHETPERPWMAVMFFAGFLILYGLGVME; encoded by the coding sequence TTGTCACTAGCCGTCACAATGTTCAAGCGTGCCCGAGCCGAGATCTTCGACCGAAACCGGGAGGTTGGCATCAGCAACGTCACAACGGCCGCCTCGTTGGTCACCTTCCCGGTTCTCGCCGGGATTCTCGGCGGCGTGGTCCCGTCGGTGCGCACGCCGTCGGCGGCGATGGTCAGCGGCGTCCAACATTTCGCCGCGGGAATTGTCATGGCCGCCGTGGCCGGGGAAGTGCTACCAGACCTGCGCAGCAGAGGTCCGCTCTGGCTGATCGTTGTGGGCTTCAGTGCAGGCGTCGCGGTACTCGTTGCACTGCGCCGATTTGACGGCCACGGGGAACATCAAGACGGCGACGACGTGGGCGAACTGCCCGTCGGGTTCCTCACCGTAGTCGCGGTTGACCTCTTCATCGACGGGTTGCTGGTCGCAACGGGCGCGACGGTGTCCAGTCGCACCGCGATCATCATCACCATCGCCCTGACGGTCGAGGTGCTGTTCCTGGGTCTGGCGGTGGCCCTGCGCCTGGCCGGCTCCGGAATGCCTAGGATCCGGGCCGCGGCGACCACAAGCGCCCTGAGCCTAGTGATCGCGGTGGGCGGTGTGTCAGGTGCCGTGGCGCTGGGCCGGGCGGGAAATACCGTCCTGACCCTCGTGTTGGCGTTCGCGGCGGGGGCGCTGCTCTGGCTGGTCGTGGAGGAACTGCTTGTCGAGGCGCACGAAACGCCGGAGCGGCCATGGATGGCCGTGATGTTCTTTGCCGGATTTCTGATCTTGTACGGCCTGGGGGTGATGGAATGA
- the pcp gene encoding pyrrolidone-carboxylate peptidase (Belongs to peptidase family C15 (thiol protease).), translating to MSKVLVTGFGPYGVTPVNPAQLTAEELDGRTIAGATVISRIVPNTFFESIAAAQQAIAEIEPALVIMLGEYPGRSMITVERLAQNVNDCGRYGLADCAGRVLVGEPTDPAGPVAYHATVPVRAMVLAMRKAGVPADVSDAAGTFVCNHLMYGVLHHLAQKGLPVRAGWIHLPCLPSVAALDHNLGVPSMSVQTAVAGVTAGIEAAIRQSADIREPIPSRLQI from the coding sequence ATGTCGAAGGTGCTGGTCACCGGATTCGGACCCTACGGCGTGACGCCGGTAAATCCGGCACAGCTCACCGCCGAAGAGCTGGATGGTCGCACCATCGCCGGCGCAACGGTCATCTCGCGGATCGTGCCCAACACGTTCTTCGAGTCGATCGCGGCAGCTCAGCAGGCCATCGCAGAGATCGAGCCAGCATTGGTGATCATGCTGGGCGAATACCCGGGACGCAGCATGATCACCGTCGAGCGACTCGCGCAAAACGTCAACGACTGCGGGCGGTACGGCCTCGCCGACTGCGCCGGCAGGGTTTTGGTCGGTGAGCCAACCGACCCCGCCGGCCCGGTCGCCTACCACGCGACCGTACCGGTTCGCGCGATGGTGCTGGCCATGCGAAAGGCCGGCGTGCCAGCTGACGTCTCGGACGCGGCGGGCACGTTCGTGTGCAATCACCTCATGTACGGCGTGCTGCACCACCTCGCCCAGAAGGGTCTGCCCGTCCGCGCCGGTTGGATTCATCTGCCGTGCCTGCCCAGCGTCGCCGCACTGGATCACAACCTCGGTGTTCCGAGCATGTCGGTCCAGACGGCGGTCGCCGGGGTCACGGCTGGCATCGAGGCAGCCATTCGGCAGTCCGCAGATATCCGCGAACCGATCCCGTCGCGATTGCAGATCTAG
- the dcd gene encoding deoxycytidine triphosphate deaminase, whose translation MLLSDRDLRAEISSGRLGIDPFDDTLVQPSSIDVRLDCLFRVFNNTRYTHIDPAKQQDELTSLVQPVDGEPFVLHPGEFVLGSTLELFTLPDNLAGRLEGKSSLGRLGLLTHSTAGFIDPGFSGHITLELSNVANLPITLWPGMKIGQLCMLRLTSPSEHPYGSSRAGSKYQGQRGPTPSRSYQNFIRST comes from the coding sequence GTGCTGCTCTCCGATCGTGATCTTCGGGCCGAGATCTCCTCCGGGCGGTTGGGGATCGACCCGTTCGACGACACCCTGGTCCAGCCGTCCAGCATCGACGTCCGGCTCGATTGCTTGTTTCGGGTGTTCAACAACACTCGCTACACCCACATCGACCCGGCCAAGCAGCAGGACGAGCTGACCAGCCTGGTGCAACCGGTCGACGGGGAACCCTTCGTGTTGCACCCGGGCGAATTCGTGCTCGGCTCGACGCTGGAGCTTTTCACTCTGCCCGACAACCTCGCCGGACGGCTGGAAGGCAAGTCTTCGTTGGGCCGGCTGGGCCTGCTGACGCATTCCACCGCGGGCTTCATCGATCCTGGCTTCAGCGGTCACATCACCCTGGAGCTATCCAACGTCGCCAACCTGCCGATCACTTTGTGGCCCGGCATGAAAATCGGTCAGCTGTGCATGTTGCGCCTGACCAGCCCGTCCGAGCATCCCTACGGCAGTTCCCGGGCGGGGTCGAAATACCAGGGTCAGCGCGGGCCCACGCCGTCGCGCTCCTACCAGAACTTCATCAGGTCTACTTAG
- the udgA gene encoding UDP-glucose 6-dehydrogenase UdgA (Belongs to the UDP-glucose/GDP-mannose dehydrogenases family.), whose amino-acid sequence MRCSVFGTGYLGATHAVGMAQLGHEVVGVDIDPGKVAKLAGGDIPFYEPGLRKLLTDNLAAGRLRFTTDYDMAADFADVHFLGVGTPQKIGEYGADLRHVHAVIDALVPRLVRASILVGKSTVPVGTAAELGHRAGALAPRGVDVEIAWNPEFLREGFAVHDTLNPDRIVLGVQDDSTRAEVAVRELYAPLLAAGVPFLVTDLQTAELVKVSANAFLATKISFINAISEVCEAAGADVSQLADALGYDPRIGRQCLNAGLGFGGGCLPKDIRAFMARAGELGADQALTFLREVDSINMRRRTKMVELATTACGGSLLGANIAVLGAAFKPESDDVRDSPALNVAGQLQLNGATVHVYDPKALDNAHRLFPTLNYAVSVAEACERADAVLVLTEWREFIDLEPADLANRVRARVIVDGRNCLDVTRWRRAGWRVFRLGVPRLGH is encoded by the coding sequence GTGCGATGCAGCGTCTTCGGCACTGGGTATCTGGGTGCCACCCACGCCGTCGGTATGGCGCAACTGGGACACGAGGTCGTCGGGGTCGATATCGATCCCGGTAAGGTCGCCAAGCTCGCCGGGGGTGACATTCCGTTCTACGAACCCGGCCTGCGAAAGCTGTTGACTGATAACCTGGCTGCCGGCCGCTTGCGGTTCACCACCGACTACGACATGGCGGCCGATTTCGCCGACGTGCATTTCCTGGGGGTCGGCACGCCGCAAAAGATAGGCGAATATGGCGCCGACCTGCGGCATGTCCACGCCGTCATCGATGCGCTGGTGCCGCGTCTGGTCAGGGCGTCGATTCTGGTCGGCAAGTCGACAGTCCCAGTGGGCACCGCAGCCGAACTGGGACATCGGGCCGGTGCACTGGCACCCCGGGGAGTCGACGTGGAAATTGCCTGGAATCCGGAATTCCTGCGCGAGGGCTTCGCGGTGCACGACACCCTCAACCCCGACCGTATCGTCCTTGGGGTACAAGATGATTCGACGCGCGCCGAGGTAGCCGTCCGCGAGCTGTACGCGCCGCTGCTGGCAGCGGGCGTGCCGTTTCTGGTGACCGATCTGCAGACCGCGGAGTTGGTCAAGGTATCCGCCAATGCCTTTCTGGCGACCAAGATTTCGTTTATCAATGCGATCTCCGAAGTGTGCGAGGCGGCGGGTGCCGACGTTAGCCAGCTGGCCGATGCGCTCGGATACGACCCGCGGATCGGACGCCAATGCCTCAACGCGGGCTTGGGTTTCGGCGGCGGCTGCTTGCCCAAGGACATCCGCGCTTTCATGGCCCGCGCCGGCGAACTGGGAGCCGACCAGGCGTTGACGTTCCTGCGTGAAGTGGACAGCATCAACATGCGCCGGCGCACCAAGATGGTGGAACTGGCCACCACCGCATGCGGTGGCTCGTTGCTGGGCGCCAATATTGCGGTGCTCGGCGCGGCGTTCAAACCCGAATCCGATGACGTGCGCGATTCGCCCGCCCTCAATGTGGCGGGCCAGCTGCAGCTCAACGGCGCCACGGTCCACGTGTACGATCCAAAGGCCTTGGACAACGCCCACCGACTGTTCCCTACCTTGAACTATGCGGTTTCGGTTGCGGAGGCCTGCGAGCGCGCGGACGCCGTGTTGGTGCTTACCGAATGGCGGGAGTTCATCGATCTCGAACCCGCTGATCTAGCCAACCGGGTGCGGGCCCGGGTGATCGTGGACGGCCGCAACTGCCTCGACGTGACCCGCTGGCGGCGGGCAGGCTGGCGGGTGTTCCGGCTGGGAGTGCCGCGATTAGGGCACTGA
- a CDS encoding hypothetical protein (This region is a possible MT-complex-specific genomic island (See Becq et al., 2007 PMID:17545187).), with translation MNSCNRLPCAHEVLAVFAHPDDESFGLGAVLGDFTAQGTRLRGLCFTHGEASTLGRTDRNLGEVRREELAAAAQVLGVDHVQLLAYPDNGLAQIPLNELTQRVVDALAGADLLLVFDDNGVTGHPDHRRATEAALAAASTPSIPVLAWALPQPIADRLNAEFSASFGGRGHGHLDIMIEVDRSRQLAAIGCHFTQSADNPVLWRRLELLGDREYLRWLRRSVP, from the coding sequence ATGAACAGCTGCAACCGTCTCCCCTGCGCACACGAAGTGCTTGCTGTGTTCGCCCATCCGGACGACGAGTCCTTCGGGCTCGGGGCGGTATTGGGTGATTTCACGGCGCAGGGAACGCGGCTGCGAGGATTGTGCTTCACCCACGGCGAGGCCTCCACACTCGGCCGGACCGACCGAAACCTCGGTGAGGTGCGCCGGGAGGAACTCGCCGCTGCGGCACAGGTCCTGGGTGTCGATCATGTGCAACTACTCGCATACCCGGATAACGGTCTAGCGCAGATCCCGCTCAACGAGCTGACGCAACGCGTGGTGGATGCCCTCGCCGGAGCAGACCTGCTACTCGTGTTCGACGACAACGGCGTAACAGGCCACCCCGACCACCGTCGCGCAACCGAAGCTGCGCTCGCGGCGGCTTCGACACCCAGTATCCCCGTATTGGCCTGGGCACTGCCCCAACCGATCGCCGATCGGCTCAACGCCGAGTTCAGCGCCTCCTTCGGGGGGCGCGGTCACGGTCACCTCGACATCATGATCGAGGTTGACCGCAGCCGACAGCTAGCCGCTATCGGCTGCCATTTCACCCAGTCCGCCGACAACCCCGTGCTGTGGCGTCGTCTGGAACTGCTCGGTGACCGAGAGTACTTGCGCTGGCTGCGCCGGTCAGTGCCCTAA
- a CDS encoding transcriptional regulator (This region is a possible MT-complex-specific genomic island (See Becq et al., 2007 PMID:17545187).), whose product MAGQSDRKAALLDQVARVGKALANGRRLQILDLLAQGERAVEAIATATGMNLTTASANLQALKSGGLVEARREGTRQYYRIAGEDVARLFALVQVVADEHLADVAVAAADVLGSPEDAITRAELLRRREAGEVTLVDVRPHEEYQAGHIPGAINIPIAELADRLAELTGDRDIVAYCRGAYCVMAPDAVRIARDAGREVKRLDDGMLEWRLAGLPVDEGAPVGHGD is encoded by the coding sequence ATGGCTGGACAGTCCGATCGTAAGGCGGCGTTGTTGGACCAGGTAGCGCGCGTGGGCAAGGCGCTGGCCAATGGGCGGCGATTGCAAATCCTGGACTTGCTCGCCCAAGGTGAGCGCGCGGTAGAAGCGATCGCGACGGCGACCGGGATGAACCTGACCACGGCATCGGCGAATCTGCAGGCGCTGAAGAGCGGCGGGCTGGTCGAGGCTCGCCGCGAGGGGACCCGGCAGTACTACCGGATTGCTGGGGAAGACGTGGCAAGGCTGTTCGCGCTGGTGCAAGTGGTTGCCGACGAGCATCTGGCCGACGTGGCGGTCGCGGCCGCAGACGTGCTCGGTTCGCCGGAGGATGCGATCACCCGTGCGGAGCTGCTGCGGCGGCGCGAAGCCGGCGAGGTCACCCTGGTCGACGTGCGACCGCACGAGGAATACCAGGCCGGCCATATCCCGGGCGCCATCAATATCCCGATAGCCGAACTGGCCGACCGGCTCGCCGAACTAACTGGCGACCGCGACATTGTCGCCTACTGTCGTGGTGCCTACTGCGTCATGGCCCCCGATGCCGTCCGCATCGCGCGCGACGCGGGGCGGGAGGTGAAACGCCTCGACGACGGAATGCTCGAATGGCGATTGGCCGGACTGCCGGTCGACGAGGGTGCACCGGTCGGGCATGGGGATTGA
- a CDS encoding hypothetical protein (This region is a possible MT-complex-specific genomic island (See Becq et al., 2007 PMID:17545187).) yields MGPKGSLRLVKRQPELLVAQHEHWQDTYRAHPVLYGTRPSEPGVYAAEVFNADGVQRVLELAAGHGRDTLYFAG; encoded by the coding sequence GTGGGGCCGAAGGGAAGTCTACGTTTGGTGAAGCGGCAGCCAGAACTGCTCGTTGCCCAGCATGAACACTGGCAGGACACCTACCGAGCGCATCCGGTGCTGTACGGAACCCGCCCGTCAGAGCCGGGGGTATATGCCGCCGAGGTGTTCAATGCCGACGGCGTGCAGCGGGTGCTGGAGTTGGCGGCCGGTCATGGGCGTGACACCCTGTATTTCGCTGGCTAG